From the genome of Vigna angularis cultivar LongXiaoDou No.4 chromosome 11, ASM1680809v1, whole genome shotgun sequence, one region includes:
- the LOC108333345 gene encoding APO protein 4, mitochondrial — MEGLRKMARYGFVFSCNPRRLYGTKVDLRKLRPMILKRIENRAQCYPVRRMIPVANEVLQARNVLIHGVSTLLNFLPLMACKFCPEIYIGEQGHLIQTCRGYKHRAKNRVHEWIKGGLNDILVPVESFHLNNMFQSVIRHNERFDFDRIPAVVELCWQAGADLPDENLNSSSSNLEVASESVPVNENLSPDDLASIANKTLTAWEDLRSGVERLLLVYPVKVCKYCSEVHVGPSGHKARLCGIFAYESWKGAHFWVKANVDDLVPPKIVWRRRPHDPPVLVNEGKEFYGHAPAVLDLCSKAGAIVPKKYNYMMKLQGLSGPANTRIFGITTEPNF; from the exons ATGGAGGGTCTGAGAAAGATGGCGCGGTACGGTTTCGTGTTCTCCTGTAACCCTCGGCGGTTGTACGGCACGAAAGTGGACCTGAGAAAGCTTCGGCCGATGATTCTGAAGAGAATCGAGAATCGGGCACAGTGTTACCCGGTTCGCCGAATGATTCCGGTCGCCAACGAGGTTCTCCAAGCCAGGAATGTTCTCATCCATGGCGTTTCTACCCTCCTTAACTTCCTTCCTCTCATGGCTTGCAA ATTTTGTCCAGAGATATATATTGGTGAGCAGGGACATTTAATTCAGACCTGCCGGGGTTACAAGCATCGTGCCAAAAACCGGGTTCATGAGTGGATCAAAGGGGGTTTGAATGATATACTTGTCCCTGTCGAATCATTTCACCTGAACAACATGTTCCAAAGTGTTATTAGGCACAATGAAAGGTTTGACTTTGATCGCATTCCTGCCGTTGTTGAGCTGTGCTGGCAAGCAGGGGCTGATCTCCCGGATGAAAACCTTAATTCAAGTAGCTCAAACTTGGAGGTTGCCAGTGAAAGTGTGCCTGTAAACGAGAATTTGTCACCAGACGATCTTGCCTCTATAGCTAATAAAACATTAACTGCTTGGGAGGATCTTAGGTCTGGTGTGGAGAGGTTGTTGTTGGTTTATCCAGTAAAAGTTTGTAAATATTGTTCTGAGGTTCATGTTGGGCCATCTGGTCATAAAGCTAGGCTCTGTGGGATTTTCGCGTATGAGAGCTGGAAAGGAGCTCACTTTTGGGTGAAAGCTAATGTGGATGACTTAGTGCccccaaagattgtgtggagaCGAAGGCCTCATGATCCTCCTGTACTTGTGAATGAAGGGAAGGAATTTTATGGGCATGCTCCAGCTGTACTGGATCTGTGCTCAAAAGCTGGTGCCATTGTGcctaaaaagtataattatatGATGAAGTTGCAAGGTTTGTCTGGTCCTGCCAATACTAGGATTTTTGGGATCACTACAGAACCAAACTTTTGA
- the LOC108332887 gene encoding uncharacterized protein LOC108332887, whose translation MFTDLEENSLICAQWGLELGRALSWSDAVNSDCPFYDIVTEQKVHANMDEPLEAEYNTTMDDMVLGVAQKGEQARKMCLEDGLKYGLKIRRTARTERSEETEQKRCAEMMDAMKKVAKLDVERRVEERNLFSVGYKNVVGSRRVLWRILSSIEQKEESKGNELNNKHIRDYRHKVELELSNTCSDVIFYEHLIPSTNIAESKMFYYKMKGDYYRYLAEFKAGNEKMEVVDQSLKAYQTAATTVESELQPTHPIRLGLALNVSMFYYEIMNSPERTCHLAKQVFDVAYVVTDWGRNPFNYGAYSYVAIGASGKDYDILGIPVDNYLFFAGEATCHEQPDTVGGTVMSGLRESIHIIDVLSTEKDYIAEVEALEATREQLDTEKDEVRDIIKRLDAVRLSESSLAKSISEMLEVNRIQEEWKSVEEDLPPPKPPDLNWRAPPKKKSIRSNNSSLTSTLRTRLILRGEVMLGIKEGSNLISNGKEGQSEAERFMRGEVEH comes from the coding sequence ATGTTCACTGACTTGGAAGAAAACTCGTTGATTTGTGCTCAGTGGGGCCTTGAGTTGGGGCGGGCCTTGAGTTGGAGCGATGCGGTGAACAGTGATTGCCCTTTTTATGACATAGTCACGGAACAAAAAGTTCATGCAAATATGGATGAACCACTTGAAGCTGAATATAATACCACTATGGATGACATGGTATTGGGTGTTGCTCAGAAAGGTGAACAAGCAAGGAAAATGTGTCTTGAAGACGGTTTAAAATATGGCCTCAAGATTCGGCGTACTGCACGCACCGAACGTAGTGAAGAAACAGAACAAAAAAGGTGTGCAGAAATGATGGATGCCATGAAGAAGGTGGCGAAGCTGGACGTTGAGCGGAGGGTGGAAGAGAGGAACTTGTTCTCTGTTGGATACAAAAATGTGGTGGGGTCAAGGAGAGTTTTATGGAGGATTTTGTCATCAATAGAGCAGAAAGAGGAGTCAAAAGGGAATGAGTTGAATAATAAGCACATAAGAGATTATAGGCACAAGGTCGAGTTGGAGCTGTCTAATACTTGCAgtgatgtaattttttatgaGCATCTTATCCCATCCACTAATATTGCGGAGTCCAAGATGTTTTATTATAAGATGAAAGGAGACTATTACCGGTATTTGGCTGAATTCAAAGCTGGTAATGAGAAAATGGAAGTAGTAGATCAATCACTTAAAGCATATCAAACAGCTGCTACCACTGTTGAGAGTGAATTACAACCTACACATCCTATTCGTTTGGGTCTGGCTCTAAATGTCTCTATGTTTTATTATGAGATAATGAATTCACCTGAAAGGACTTGCCATCTTGCTAAGCAAGTGTTTGATGTTGCCTATGTTGTGACTGATTGGGGTAGGAATCCTTTTAACTATGGTGCTTATTCTTATGTTGCGATTGGAGCCTCAGGAAAAGACTATGATATATTAGGGATACCAGTTGATAACTACTTGTTTTTTGCTGGTGAAGCAACCTGCCATGAGCAACCAGATACTGTTGGTGGTACAGTGATGAGTGGACTAAGAGAGTCTATTCACATAATTGACGTTTTGAGCACCGAAAAGGATTATATTGCTGAGGTAGAGGCATTGGAAGCTACACGGGAGCAGTTAGACACCGAAAAGGATGAAGTGAGGGATATAATAAAGAGACTTGATGCAGTGAGGTTATCGGAATCGTCCCTTGCTAAGTCCATTTCTGAAATGCTGGAAGTTAATAGAATCCAGGAAGAATGGAAGTCAGTGGAGGAGGAtttgccaccacccaagcctccagaccTGAATTGGAGGGCGCCACCGAAGAAGAAGAGCATTAGATCAAATAACAGCTCGctgacttcaaccttgaggacaaggttgatttTGAGGGGTGAGGTAATGTTAGGAATAAAAGAGGGAAGTAACCTAATATCAAACGGTAAGGAAGGGCaaagtgaggccgaacggttcATGAGAGGAGAAGTCGAACATTAA